Below is a genomic region from Castanea sativa cultivar Marrone di Chiusa Pesio chromosome 2, ASM4071231v1.
AGCCATCCAACGAGGTGTTCCAACACAAACATCAGGAGGAGGTACTCCAATATGAGCAAGGCAACAGGTATGTAAGAGAGAGCGAAGAGGCACTGCTCTATCAAAATCACAGAGCTTCACAATTGGCATTCCATCAGCTCTCTTCCTATCCAAATCAATCAAaatgttttcactttttatgtcaCGATGAATAATGTGTTTCGAATGCATCTCTGCCAATGCACAAGCAACATCTCTAGCGATGCACAATGTCAACTCCACTGGGACATGCTTCTCGCCAGCTTTTGATAGCTTCTCTACATAACTCTGTTACATAATGGGTAAGACAATCACTAAGACACGAATAAAAACTGATGAAGGAAAGGTAAGCAAGCTTGATAAACTAACCAAAATTACCTTTAAAGATCCCCCTTCTATATACTCTAAGAAAATTGCAGATGTTAATATACGACGCTCCGGATTTCCTTCCACTGAAGAAACCCACTTAGAAGATATTTGATGTCCATACATTTCTACTATGCAGGAATGTCTCAAAGCACCTAAAATTCTTACTTCCCCTAAACAACTGTACTCAAAATTACTTAATTTGTCCACTGAAGTCCCACATACTTCCAAAGTACGCACCTGCAACATCCAACAAGATAGGCATATTAGTGCTCATACTGAAGCATTTTACAATCAAGATAATGAACCATGATAAACTAACatgaacaaataaacaaaaaatttaatcagCTACTAGTTActtaaagcaagaaaaatatagCATTCAGAACTACAAAAATTAAGTATTCATAAACTCTGCAATCAATGAATGTCTTAGAAGACCCATCACACAATCATTATCAGCAATAACTGGATGCAATAGTGCAGAAAAATGGAGACAACATTTTTCATTCAGTGATAATGGGAACATGACAAGACTTTCTGAGGTACACACCTTTGCTACAGCCTCAATGGGTCCGAATTTGCAACGAACAAGAGAGCTAGAACCCGCCTTCTCAATTTCATCACAACAAGATATAGATGGAAAAGAACAATCAGCACCTAATCCAGTTTCACTTGAAAGGGGAACTGGAGTCCGCCTGAGAGGAACGTATCTGTTACAAAAAGCAAATCcgtaaggggaaaaaaatagatACGACTCTTTGGCAGAACAATATAATAGTTTCAGAAATATGTTATTGAACCAAACAGATCAGATGAGACTTAAGATAACAGTAGCCTATAATATCATGATGAGTGGAAGATCAGAACATCAAAATTAGACAAGACCTCATAAATTAATGATAGACTGAGAAACTTCCATATATTAAGGTTTACATTCAACCAGGACTGATCAACATGCTACATTGCAGTACATGATATGTGTTGTTCTAAAGGATAGCCAATCCCTTCACACAAGAAATCACACTAGTCAGCAGAACAATACTGTTTCAAAGAGGAAAAGGAGGAAAGAAATGGCTAAAACATACCAAACAAAGCAGAGATCTGAATATCTTAATTAAACACTTCATGCTTAAAGCCGAGCACTTCAGGGGGTTAAgaacattaaaatatatatatatatatatatatatatatatatatatatatatatatatatatatatatatatatatataacagaaGCCAAAAGGCCCAAAACTATAAAGCACCTTTAGGGCATTATAATGTATATGAGCTGGGCTATGAACGCAGGCTGGCCTTGATAAGAAGCTTGCTCAAATGAGAAACAAGCCAAGTCTAAGCCTACTTTTAATTCTTTTCATGTTAAATAAGCATAACTCTAGTAGCCCTTGCCTCAATTCATTGACGACAAACATAAAGGGAAGTATCACTCTGGATCTATAATTTATTCTTATCTGGAAATGTAGAATACAGAGGAAAACAGTCACTCTAATTTTTGAACAGTCTTATAGATACAATTGTTACTCACATCAGCAAAGGGCTGACGCATATTTAAAATGTCTTCTTTTCATAAAGCATAATGGTTATTAGCTACAAGCAAAGGCACCACACTTCTACTTGGGCCTGTTTAAGTTCAGATGCCACAGTGAAGATGCTTGAGCCAAGCTTTAGCAAGCTTCTTATAGCATCAGAAATTGAGATCAACCTAAAACATGGCCTAAATCCTACTGTGCCAAGTGTGAGCAGTCAAATACTCAGCATGGTTTTCTATGGTTTAACATAAGCATCGcccattaaaaagaaaaatctaaaggTGCTGACCTGTAAAAATATTCTGAGTCTGTCTCTTCTCTTATATCATGTGGACGACATGCATCAACAACCATGCGAACCCAAGAATCACCCCTCTTGATGGGAACAACATTCCAGGCATGTGGCATGAAATCCAGGTAACCCCTGACAAGCTCACAAGGTACAGGAGGCTCCATCCGGTCACATAAATACTGGAGAAAACATATTTCATCAGATCACGATAATAACtagaaggaaaaggaaaaataataaacacaTCCAAAACATATAGATCTTGAAACATAAACACATTAGAAGAATCACCTTCATAAGTAATGCTCTATGTCTGCACACACCAAACTGCAGGGCCCCTATAGGAACTATTACAGAATTTCTTCTTACTTTAATAGAGCTGATGGATTTCTCACAGAGATCAGAAAAAATAATATCTTCAACAGTGTCCACAACTGCCTTGTTGGTTGTACCAATACTCTCTTTGTTTCCAGTTGAGCAGGTGCAAACAAAGGGCTTTCGATAGTTTGAACCAGAGACCGCTTTTCGTGTCCTTTCAACGATAGCACCTCTATCGCTACCTCCAAAATGATCTGATACAAAAAGAGCGAGCAATGATGCAATCTGCAGGACATCAACAGCATCCTGATCCCTATTTCTGCTTAAACCATTTAATTGCTTGAAATGAAACACCAATGCTTGAACAGATAGTGTAATCGCATCTAACTCTTCATCCCTGTTCCTGAAGATCAAAATAAACAATCTCAGTTGTTTACATCAAGTGAAACATTACTATCTACCAACCCAGAAACCAAAAAAAGTGCAATCAATGTCTAAATCAATAAAACATTCATGTATAAAATGACCTGTCCACAAGAATGACTTCACGTGAATTAAGATGCAAGTTTTGCTCGTAATCACTCAGTGACATGAAGGGTCGGTCACGCCCTGCATCATAGAAACCATCTGGTAGATGATCCTCAATGCTACAAAATGAGTCATTACTGTACTTGTGAGACAAATTTGAGCTATCTTCAATTGGTTTACGAGACTTGCAtggcttaggattatcaagatcCCTATCACAATGCCTTTTTGACTTGGAGATACTTTTCAATGTTTCTGAAGATGAACCTTCATCTTCCTCACCAGCCCCATTCTGTATGGAGATCAGAGATAAGTCAGGTTCACAGCATTCATCTTCacccccttttctttttggagcaGAGTCACCAAACCCCTTTCCGGAACCAATTTCATTATCCTCGGCCACGCTAGGCAAATTTTCACTTTCAGCTTCTCCAGAAACAATTTgcttatcatcatcatcatcatccacaCCTACAATGTCTGAGGCACCTTCTACACAAGTTTCAGTAGCAGGGACATTGAGGTTGCTGGATTTGATGTTTTCTTCTGCTTTCATAGTTAACACCTTGTCACAATCTATACCTTTCCACTTTCTACTGTTGTTCAAGCGTTCTTGACGAGCTTTCTGCTGCAAATAATACCGTCGTTTCCACCGCTTGCCTGTCCTACGGGCTGCGAAACATCTACTGTTTGATGATGTCACAGTTAATAAGGTTGCTGATGTATGGCTAGAGCCTGCATCTATGAGTCATAAGATGAAACTGGTTTCACATATCCGAGCAAAAGCATATACAAAACAaagtatatttattttaaataaagaaaggaaCCATCCagatttaataaaatagaactGAGTGCACAGGCCTCACCATTACAGGAAAGACTTCTCTCATTTTCCATGGTAGCGTCATACACATCCATTTCAACTGAAGAACTGATGAAATCATCGTTGGATGCATCTCTACCATTCCCTTCCAAATTGCAGCTTATCCATGAAGGTATTTGACAATAGCTGAGGAGCTTATTGTACTTCAAAGATAAAGAAGAATCAGGACACAAATTAAATGCTAGGCTTTAAACACAGATACAGAATATGAATCAAAGTTAAAAACCACTGAGTAATCCAATTCCAAGATAAGTTAGgatattctttttttgataagtgagaTTTCCAAAATTCATGAGCATCAAAAACaatgtacatatatatgtatgtgacACAGAAACATTCCAATACATACAATATAGGGTCAGGTGTAATTCTATGTGAGGTTACACCACTCTATAACTTTTCATTGAAAAAGGTATTTTGACAGTTAAattgttggattacattatcttcttaTACCCTACATACTTGCAAAATATCAAGATTATCGGAGATCAATAACTATCTCATCATaaaatgtttatatttcaagtttattaactttaaacttacaaacaaaaaatcagCTTGtgaatcaaatggtaaataacaacTGATTAACACCAAACATGGAGTGCACATTAGAAGCAACAAAATTACATAATCCAATAGTCAGATTTTCAGAACattaattctataaaaaaatttatggactAGTGTAACATTGCAACGACTTACAACTAGGTAGCGTTTGAATAGCGTCCACGTTTGGACGTTTTGCGTTtcagcctcttttttttttttctttttttttttttttgggaccagcgcctggtgcactgttcatgggacatgaacagtgcatcaaGCATATGAACAGTGTTTTGTGAACagtaaccaaaatttttttttgttgttttcagcaaaataagtggtatccaaacgcACCCAAGTGTAACTCAATCCTAATCCTACAATAGACACACACATGttcataaaatgataatgaCTGAATTAGaacaaaaagattaaagaatgAAAATACTAGGAAAATAAGGAATGAAGTCGTCCATTTAAAAGTAGAGGTGGCTCCTACAGAGGAAAAAATGAGGGAGAGTAACTTAAAATGACATAGCCATGTGCAATGAAGACTGATTACTACAATAGCGAAAATGAGTGGTTTAATTCAAGTTGCAGCCTGTGAAAAGAGGTCAAGTGGATAACTGCAATAAGTTGATGAGGCCTATGATCAAAAGAACATAGATCAAAAGAATGGAAGCTAAGATTGAAAAAGAGTGGATAGCTGAACATAAAATTAGGATATGGGCCTAAAATAAAACTGCAATGAACCATAAAAGCAAAGAAATATGATATTAAGTGCCTCTGAAAGCAAGTCAGTATAAGTCATCATATATAAGTACCTGGAGATTTAACTTTTGAAGGTTATGCATTGAGTCAAGTTCAAGAGACCCTATTGATGTCAGCCTATTATTTGAGAGGTCCAAGTTCTCCAGCCTTTGCAAAGTGGACAAACCCGAAGGGAGTTCCACCAATTTATTattagcaactttaaatgataTCAAGGAATTCAAATTACTTATTTCAGTGGGCAAACTCTTCATCTTATTGAACGAAAGATCTAGAAACTCCAACTTATTTAAGCAGCCAATTTCTGGAGGAAGGTATCTGCAGGAAAATTTTCACCACAATTCAGTGGGTTAAAAGCTGGTAAAGTGAGTACAGCAATACTATTTTTCTATTCGTTACTGAAATGACAATGACAAACGGTCCTCAAATACTCAAGGCTTAGAATTTTAGAGCATTATTAATGTAACTTAATGGCTTCATCTTATGAGAACAAGCATTCTGCTAGAGATTTCATCACATGGTTCATggtcgtgtgtgtgtgtgtgtgtgtgagagagagagagagagagagagaaagagagagagaggtaggtTTAATCACCTAGTTTATAACATGCTATACCATCACTATCCAAACAATTTGGAAAGACACCAGATTAAACATTAATGAATATCCTTCATAATGTTATGTCCTAACATGATAAGCTCTTACAGAATCTACTAcaaggtttttcaccctttggctTCAAATTAAACTTAAATGGATATCCTTTGAGGTGTTCTGTCCTAGCATGATAAGCTGTTACAGGATCTGCATCAAGGTTTTTCACCCTGTGGCTTCAATCCATGCTCcctataatttcaaatttctcttcttttcatttttttcctgaattttAATAACATTACTGTTTGGTTGTTGTGTGTCATGACAGTTCATGCACAATTAAAAAAGGACAACCACATAACCATATTGAACGATGAAAAGTCTACAAATTTTTAAGCAATCCAGGTAGCTCAAGCTTTGCCATTATAGAGCTCATTGAAAGTCACTCAGCAGCCTAGGCATGCATAGATCAGCCTGTTTATGAGTTTGATATTACATTATTACATGTCCTATCCAGAATAATGACACAAAATATACTGATGTATATGTAATTGAGAGCATtctcttttaattatttattattattgaaaaactACTCACACACCAGAGTATGGGATTGAACATGTGAGCTCACCCTCCATCCCTTGTTTACAAGAGAAGGAGATGTCATTTGGTCCAAAGGCCATTAGCAACTTTTCCACTAATTATCTATGCACAGCCTTCATTGTGTCCCAGTTAATCTTGTATGATACATTATAAAAATACTCTTTCTTGTCAAAACTACAGAATTTGTATAATACTGGATAATTCACTTGCAGCAGAAACAGCtatattttgcatttagttACATGATTATATAAGGGTATAACACTAAACCAAGACAAATGCTTCTTCTAGCTATTATTACATCCTCACCTAAGCCTAAAGTACATCCCTCCACACACTAAATTCTAAATATATACAACACAAGCCAAATCAACTGGGGCTGGCTTCAGCTACAATAATTATCTCATCAGAGACAGATTCCAAATAATCTTTCCCAGTGTCAATTAGATAAAGCATAACAACTGCTGAACAAAACAGAgtcaaatataaataattcaatTC
It encodes:
- the LOC142624277 gene encoding uncharacterized protein LOC142624277 isoform X1, with the protein product MQLANSDQPAPESPENPEKSETSKPPKPSVVDDGDAEAEDRPVLDVSGKSFEVSTLENSNDAAEGLYLYKNVFNLIPKSLGGLGRLKRLKFFGNEINLFPSEFESLVGLECLQVKISSPSFGGLPLNKLEDLKELELSKVPPRPSAFPILGEIAGLKCLTKLSVCHFSIRYLPPEIGCLNKLEFLDLSFNKMKSLPTEISNLNSLISFKVANNKLVELPSGLSTLQRLENLDLSNNRLTSIGSLELDSMHNLQKLNLQYNKLLSYCQIPSWISCNLEGNGRDASNDDFISSSVEMDVYDATMENERSLSCNDAGSSHTSATLLTVTSSNSRCFAARRTGKRWKRRYYLQQKARQERLNNSRKWKGIDCDKVLTMKAEENIKSSNLNVPATETCVEGASDIVGVDDDDDDKQIVSGEAESENLPSVAEDNEIGSGKGFGDSAPKRKGGEDECCEPDLSLISIQNGAGEEDEGSSSETLKSISKSKRHCDRDLDNPKPCKSRKPIEDSSNLSHKYSNDSFCSIEDHLPDGFYDAGRDRPFMSLSDYEQNLHLNSREVILVDRNRDEELDAITLSVQALVFHFKQLNGLSRNRDQDAVDVLQIASLLALFVSDHFGGSDRGAIVERTRKAVSGSNYRKPFVCTCSTGNKESIGTTNKAVVDTVEDIIFSDLCEKSISSIKVRRNSVIVPIGALQFGVCRHRALLMKYLCDRMEPPVPCELVRGYLDFMPHAWNVVPIKRGDSWVRMVVDACRPHDIREETDSEYFYRYVPLRRTPVPLSSETGLGADCSFPSISCCDEIEKAGSSSLVRCKFGPIEAVAKVRTLEVCGTSVDKLSNFEYSCLGEVRILGALRHSCIVEMYGHQISSKWVSSVEGNPERRILTSAIFLEYIEGGSLKSYVEKLSKAGEKHVPVELTLCIARDVACALAEMHSKHIIHRDIKSENILIDLDRKRADGMPIVKLCDFDRAVPLRSLLHTCCLAHIGVPPPDVCVGTPRWMAPEVLRAMHERNAYGLEVDIWSFGCVLLELLTLQVPYLGFSDSHIYDLLQMSKRPQLTDELEALSSISEPAMAQSGAELVESEAELETLRFLVDLFRRCTEENPKNRPKAEELYEMLLARTSNVTSSRC
- the LOC142624277 gene encoding uncharacterized protein LOC142624277 isoform X2, giving the protein MQLANSDQPAPESPENPEKSETSKPPKPSVVDDGDAEAEDRPVLDVSGKSFEVSTLENSNDAAEGLYLYKNVFNLIPKSLGGLGRLKRLKFFGNEINLFPSEFESLVGLECLQVKISSPSFGGLPLNKLEDLKELELSKVPPRPSAFPILGEIAGLKCLTKLSVCHFSIRYLPPEIGCLNKLEFLDLSFNKMKSLPTEISNLNSLISFKVANNKLVELPSGLSTLQRLENLDLSNNRLTSIGSLELDSMHNLQKLNLQYNKLLSYCQIPSWISCNLEGNGRDASNDDFISSSVEMDVYDATMENERSLSCNGSSHTSATLLTVTSSNSRCFAARRTGKRWKRRYYLQQKARQERLNNSRKWKGIDCDKVLTMKAEENIKSSNLNVPATETCVEGASDIVGVDDDDDDKQIVSGEAESENLPSVAEDNEIGSGKGFGDSAPKRKGGEDECCEPDLSLISIQNGAGEEDEGSSSETLKSISKSKRHCDRDLDNPKPCKSRKPIEDSSNLSHKYSNDSFCSIEDHLPDGFYDAGRDRPFMSLSDYEQNLHLNSREVILVDRNRDEELDAITLSVQALVFHFKQLNGLSRNRDQDAVDVLQIASLLALFVSDHFGGSDRGAIVERTRKAVSGSNYRKPFVCTCSTGNKESIGTTNKAVVDTVEDIIFSDLCEKSISSIKVRRNSVIVPIGALQFGVCRHRALLMKYLCDRMEPPVPCELVRGYLDFMPHAWNVVPIKRGDSWVRMVVDACRPHDIREETDSEYFYRYVPLRRTPVPLSSETGLGADCSFPSISCCDEIEKAGSSSLVRCKFGPIEAVAKVRTLEVCGTSVDKLSNFEYSCLGEVRILGALRHSCIVEMYGHQISSKWVSSVEGNPERRILTSAIFLEYIEGGSLKSYVEKLSKAGEKHVPVELTLCIARDVACALAEMHSKHIIHRDIKSENILIDLDRKRADGMPIVKLCDFDRAVPLRSLLHTCCLAHIGVPPPDVCVGTPRWMAPEVLRAMHERNAYGLEVDIWSFGCVLLELLTLQVPYLGFSDSHIYDLLQMSKRPQLTDELEALSSISEPAMAQSGAELVESEAELETLRFLVDLFRRCTEENPKNRPKAEELYEMLLARTSNVTSSRC